In Canis lupus familiaris isolate Mischka breed German Shepherd chromosome 24, alternate assembly UU_Cfam_GSD_1.0, whole genome shotgun sequence, a single genomic region encodes these proteins:
- the FNDC11 gene encoding fibronectin type III domain-containing protein 11 isoform X1 — MRWGTRIFPPRGASRHRVGLSNQELRPAATPPPPLAPGTSWPCVWTMNLQVTGLGLDKMKLDSPQSFLDQEEAEEAEEQQLLAPAAWRTYMERRAALREFLTAELSPQLLKRHHARMELLRKCSYYIEILPKHLALGDQNPLVLPSTMFQLIDPWKFQRMKKVGTAQTKIQLLLLGDLLEQLDRGRAELDALLESPDPRPFVAGWGLVEQRLADLSAVVDSFLALMVPGRLHIKHRLVSDVGATKIPHIRLMLSTKMPVVFDRKESVAHQDWVSLRWFVTIQPAAPEQFELRFKLLDPRTQQECTQCGIIPVAACTFDIHNLLPNRSYKFTVKRAESYTLVYEPWRDSLTLHTRPGPPEGRAPSRLGKPGLPLPTLSER; from the exons ATGAGATGGGGCACCAGGATCTTCCCGCCCCGAGGGGCGTCGAGGCACAGAGTGGGGCTCAGTAACCAGGAGCTGAGGCCAGCGGCCACCCCGCCGCCTCCACTGGCTCCAGGCACCAGCTGGCCTTGTGTTTGG acaaTGAACTTGCAGGTGACAGGCCTGGGCCTGGACAAGATGAAGCTGGACAGTCCTCAGTCCTTCCTGGAccaggaggaggcggaggaggcggaggagcaGCAGCTGCTGGCGCCGGCAGCTTGGCGGACCTACATGGAGCGCCGCGCGGCGCTGCGCGAGTTCCTGACGGCGGAGCTGAGCCCGCAGCTGCTCAAGCGCCACCACGCCCGCATGGAGCTGCTCAGGAAGTGTTCCTACTACATCGAGATCCTGCCCAAGCACCTGGCCCTGGGTGACCAGAACCCCCTGGTGCTGCCCAGCACCATGTTCCAGCTCATCGACCCCTGGAAGTTCCAGCGCATGAAGAAGGTGGGCACCGCCCAGACCAAGATCCAGCTCCTGCTGCTCGGGGACCTGCTGGAGCAGCTGGACCGCGGCCGCGCCGAGCTCGACGCTCTGCTGGAGTCGCCTGACCCGCGGCCCTTTGTGGCCGGCTGGGGCCTGGTGGAGCAGCGGCTGGCCGACCTGTCGGCGGTCGTGGACAGCTTCCTGGCCCTGATGGTGCCCGGGCGTCTGCACATCAAGCACCGCCTGGTGTCTGACGTCGGCGCCACCAAGATCCCGCACATCAGGCTCATGCTGAGCACCAAGATGCCCGTCGTGTTCGATCGAAAGGAGTCGGTGGCCCACCAGGACTGGGTCAGCCTGCGCTGGTTCGTCACCATCCAGCCAGCGGCACCAGAGCAGTTTGAGCTTCGCTTCAAGCTGCTGGACCCACGGACACAGCAGGAGTGCACGCAGTGCGGCATCATCCCCGTGGCCGCCTGCACCTTCGACATCCACAACCTGCTGCCCAACCGCTCCTACAAGTTCACCGTCAAGAGAGCAGAGAGCTACACACTGGTGTACGAGCCCTGGCGGGACAGCCTCACCCTGCACACCAGGCCGGGGCCCCCCGAAGGGCGCGCCCCCAGTCGGCTAGGCAAGCcgggcctgcccctgcccacacTTTCTGAGAgatga
- the FNDC11 gene encoding fibronectin type III domain-containing protein 11 isoform X2, which yields MNLQVTGLGLDKMKLDSPQSFLDQEEAEEAEEQQLLAPAAWRTYMERRAALREFLTAELSPQLLKRHHARMELLRKCSYYIEILPKHLALGDQNPLVLPSTMFQLIDPWKFQRMKKVGTAQTKIQLLLLGDLLEQLDRGRAELDALLESPDPRPFVAGWGLVEQRLADLSAVVDSFLALMVPGRLHIKHRLVSDVGATKIPHIRLMLSTKMPVVFDRKESVAHQDWVSLRWFVTIQPAAPEQFELRFKLLDPRTQQECTQCGIIPVAACTFDIHNLLPNRSYKFTVKRAESYTLVYEPWRDSLTLHTRPGPPEGRAPSRLGKPGLPLPTLSER from the coding sequence aTGAACTTGCAGGTGACAGGCCTGGGCCTGGACAAGATGAAGCTGGACAGTCCTCAGTCCTTCCTGGAccaggaggaggcggaggaggcggaggagcaGCAGCTGCTGGCGCCGGCAGCTTGGCGGACCTACATGGAGCGCCGCGCGGCGCTGCGCGAGTTCCTGACGGCGGAGCTGAGCCCGCAGCTGCTCAAGCGCCACCACGCCCGCATGGAGCTGCTCAGGAAGTGTTCCTACTACATCGAGATCCTGCCCAAGCACCTGGCCCTGGGTGACCAGAACCCCCTGGTGCTGCCCAGCACCATGTTCCAGCTCATCGACCCCTGGAAGTTCCAGCGCATGAAGAAGGTGGGCACCGCCCAGACCAAGATCCAGCTCCTGCTGCTCGGGGACCTGCTGGAGCAGCTGGACCGCGGCCGCGCCGAGCTCGACGCTCTGCTGGAGTCGCCTGACCCGCGGCCCTTTGTGGCCGGCTGGGGCCTGGTGGAGCAGCGGCTGGCCGACCTGTCGGCGGTCGTGGACAGCTTCCTGGCCCTGATGGTGCCCGGGCGTCTGCACATCAAGCACCGCCTGGTGTCTGACGTCGGCGCCACCAAGATCCCGCACATCAGGCTCATGCTGAGCACCAAGATGCCCGTCGTGTTCGATCGAAAGGAGTCGGTGGCCCACCAGGACTGGGTCAGCCTGCGCTGGTTCGTCACCATCCAGCCAGCGGCACCAGAGCAGTTTGAGCTTCGCTTCAAGCTGCTGGACCCACGGACACAGCAGGAGTGCACGCAGTGCGGCATCATCCCCGTGGCCGCCTGCACCTTCGACATCCACAACCTGCTGCCCAACCGCTCCTACAAGTTCACCGTCAAGAGAGCAGAGAGCTACACACTGGTGTACGAGCCCTGGCGGGACAGCCTCACCCTGCACACCAGGCCGGGGCCCCCCGAAGGGCGCGCCCCCAGTCGGCTAGGCAAGCcgggcctgcccctgcccacacTTTCTGAGAgatga